From a region of the uncultured Draconibacterium sp. genome:
- a CDS encoding SLC13 family permease: MISTEGYIVLAIVLLTIIALAKELMRPGLIFFSSAIILMATGTITDKELLAGFSNKGMITIGILFIVSEGVRQSGILNRLAQTYLPRKRRKMVSLIPQIMLPVSVLSAFLNNTPVVIIFAPIIKKWSENLNLSSKKFLIPLSYATIFGGMCTLIGTSTNLVVHGLILENGYEGFSMFELAKIGGFIAIAGTIYMTVFSNRLLPGEKIFFNSKSSTEYKDYHYDIIITENSNLIGLEVKNGRMKELKGLIIQTINRNGNIIETKKGSFKLMANDILLVGGKSDRLNYILANSNVKLSGIDLIKNVPKENLKQYEAVLSPRFPAIGKTIHEFNFYDHYQAVVLAVHRNGERITSNKDKLHLKTGDNLVLLTTEKFIENWGDSKIFLLTSYIRDYRSTGTFWKKWLAFIILLGMIIGTTVGKFLSSPDGITLDMFFFASLAAMLLIWLKVMPHQKYTKAISWDVLITIACAFAISKAMQNSGAAEILAHTAINFSKGFGPLGVMAALYILTAIFTEIITNNAAAALVFPIALAASQQLNVDPKPFFVTIAIAASASFSTPIGYQTNLIIQAIGNYKFRDYLKIGLPLNLIAFILSMLLIPYFWSF; encoded by the coding sequence TTGATAAGTACCGAAGGATATATCGTACTCGCAATTGTATTGTTAACCATTATCGCCCTTGCAAAAGAGTTGATGCGTCCGGGACTCATCTTTTTTTCTTCGGCAATCATTCTTATGGCCACCGGCACGATTACCGATAAAGAATTACTTGCCGGCTTTTCCAACAAAGGAATGATTACAATCGGCATTCTCTTTATTGTTAGCGAAGGTGTGCGACAGTCAGGAATTTTGAACCGACTAGCGCAAACCTATCTACCGAGAAAAAGAAGAAAAATGGTGTCGCTTATTCCGCAAATTATGCTTCCGGTTTCGGTACTATCCGCATTCCTGAACAATACACCGGTGGTTATTATTTTTGCTCCTATCATAAAAAAATGGTCGGAGAACTTAAACCTGTCATCTAAGAAATTCCTGATACCACTTTCGTACGCTACAATTTTTGGGGGAATGTGTACGCTTATAGGAACTTCTACCAACCTTGTTGTACACGGCTTAATTTTGGAGAACGGATACGAAGGTTTTAGCATGTTTGAATTGGCAAAGATTGGTGGTTTTATTGCCATTGCCGGTACCATTTACATGACTGTTTTTAGCAATAGACTTCTACCCGGCGAGAAAATATTCTTTAACTCAAAAAGCTCAACCGAATACAAGGATTACCATTACGACATTATAATTACCGAAAACAGCAACCTGATTGGCCTGGAAGTAAAAAATGGCCGTATGAAAGAGCTTAAAGGTCTGATTATTCAAACCATTAACCGCAATGGAAATATAATTGAGACTAAAAAAGGCTCCTTTAAGCTAATGGCCAACGATATATTACTGGTTGGTGGAAAATCGGACCGGCTAAATTACATCCTGGCAAACTCGAATGTTAAACTGAGTGGTATCGACTTAATTAAAAACGTACCTAAAGAGAACCTGAAACAATACGAGGCTGTTTTATCTCCACGTTTTCCGGCTATTGGCAAAACTATTCACGAGTTTAATTTTTACGATCACTACCAGGCGGTGGTGCTCGCCGTACACCGCAACGGGGAACGTATTACCAGCAATAAAGACAAGCTACACCTAAAAACCGGCGACAACCTTGTTTTACTCACCACTGAAAAATTTATCGAAAACTGGGGCGACTCAAAGATTTTTCTGCTTACGTCCTATATCCGCGATTATCGAAGTACAGGAACCTTCTGGAAGAAATGGCTTGCTTTTATCATTTTGCTGGGTATGATTATTGGCACAACTGTCGGCAAATTCCTTTCTTCGCCCGACGGCATAACCTTAGATATGTTCTTTTTTGCATCACTTGCGGCCATGCTGCTAATTTGGCTAAAAGTTATGCCTCATCAAAAATATACCAAGGCCATAAGCTGGGATGTACTGATTACCATTGCCTGCGCCTTTGCCATTAGTAAAGCCATGCAGAATTCGGGAGCTGCAGAAATACTGGCACATACTGCCATTAACTTTTCGAAAGGATTTGGACCGCTTGGAGTAATGGCCGCACTCTACATTTTAACCGCCATTTTTACTGAGATAATTACCAATAATGCAGCGGCAGCACTGGTATTTCCAATTGCACTTGCAGCTTCACAACAACTAAATGTCGACCCTAAACCATTTTTTGTAACCATCGCCATCGCCGCATCGGCAAGTTTCTCAACTCCAATTGGTTACCAAACAAACCTGATTATCCAGGCTATTGGTAACTATAAATTCCGCGACTATTTAAAAATTGGGCTCCCCTTAAATCTTATTGCATTTATTTTGTCGATGTTGCTAATTCCGTATTTCTGGAGCTTCTAG
- the cysD gene encoding sulfate adenylyltransferase subunit CysD, whose translation MDNYSLTNLRELEAEAIHIIREVAAEFENPVMLYSIGKDSSVMVRLAEKAFYPGKVPFPLMHIDSKWKFQEMIDFRDQYAKEKGWDLIVHYNKEGFESGVGPFSHGSKVHTDIMKTQALLGGLNKYKFDAAFGGARRDEEKSRAKERIFSFRDKFHQWDPKNQRPELWNIYNSRVQKGESIRVFPISNWTELDIWQYIRLENIPIVPLYYAKERPVVNMDGSLIMVDDERMPKELRDKAEMRKVRFRTLGCYPLTGAIESEADTIEKIVEEMMTVTVSERTTRVIDFDQDASMEQKKREGYF comes from the coding sequence ATGGATAATTATTCATTAACCAACCTTCGTGAACTGGAGGCAGAAGCCATCCACATCATCCGCGAGGTGGCAGCCGAGTTCGAAAATCCAGTAATGCTTTATTCCATTGGGAAAGACTCATCGGTGATGGTTCGCCTGGCCGAGAAAGCCTTTTATCCCGGTAAAGTTCCCTTTCCGTTGATGCACATCGACTCGAAATGGAAATTCCAGGAAATGATCGATTTCCGCGACCAATATGCGAAAGAAAAAGGATGGGACCTTATAGTACATTACAACAAAGAAGGTTTTGAAAGTGGCGTTGGTCCGTTTAGTCACGGAAGTAAAGTACACACCGACATTATGAAAACACAGGCCCTGCTTGGTGGTCTGAATAAATACAAATTTGATGCTGCTTTTGGTGGTGCCCGTCGTGATGAGGAAAAATCGCGTGCAAAAGAACGTATCTTCTCGTTCCGCGATAAATTCCATCAGTGGGATCCTAAAAACCAGCGTCCTGAGCTTTGGAATATCTACAACAGCCGTGTTCAAAAAGGTGAATCCATTCGTGTATTCCCTATCTCAAACTGGACAGAACTGGATATCTGGCAGTATATTCGTTTGGAGAATATCCCCATTGTTCCTCTTTATTATGCCAAAGAGCGCCCGGTGGTTAACATGGACGGCAGCCTGATTATGGTTGACGACGAACGAATGCCAAAAGAACTACGCGACAAAGCAGAAATGCGTAAAGTACGGTTCCGTACACTGGGTTGTTACCCGCTTACCGGTGCTATTGAATCGGAAGCCGATACCATCGAAAAAATTGTGGAAGAAATGATGACCGTTACCGTTTCGGAACGTACAACGCGTGTGATCGACTTCGACCAGGATGCAAGTATGGAACAGAAAAAAAGAGAAGGGTATTTCTAG
- the cysN gene encoding sulfate adenylyltransferase subunit CysN: MTTKKLNIQEFLDQDQKKDLLRLLTAGSVDDGKSTLIGRLMFDSKMLYEDQLAALERDSKRVGHAGEDIDYALLLDGLKAEREQGITIDVAYRYFSTAKRKFIIADTPGHEQYTRNMITGGSTANLAIILIDARHGVITQTKRHTYLANLLGIKHLVVAINKMDLADYSQERFEEIKATYKAFVTQLDVPDVNFIPLSALKGDNVVEKGDNMDWYHGPCLLEFLENVHVSSDRNFDDLRFPVQYVLRPDIKFRGFSTSVASGIIKKGDEVMVLPSMKKSKVEKIVTYDGEKDYAFPPESVTVTLEDEIDISRGDMLVHPDNLPRVERQFEAMLVWMNETDMNLSTQFYIKQTNNNTKARIDEIKYKVDVNTLEKSNIEKFKLNEIGRVVITTTKPLYFDPYKKNKQTGSFILIDPVTHNTVAVGMIIDKLGSNNLPSRITDVDKEMIAKGEALIKTEEYVQKYNQKGETIWITGLHGSGKNELAFSLEKKLFDNGATVVLIDGSSVRSGLSRELDFSPADRAENLRRVAHICKILNDQGIMTIASYISRNESLRDQVAEIIGKDRFHLFYMDADLEYCKNNKPELYELLEQGKTSGLPGVDLEYEAPGNAKLVFKPEQNEENLDAILDYLAQNKVFPNH, translated from the coding sequence ATGACTACAAAAAAATTAAATATACAAGAGTTCCTTGACCAGGACCAGAAAAAAGATTTATTACGCTTACTTACTGCCGGCTCGGTTGACGATGGTAAATCAACGCTTATCGGTCGATTGATGTTCGACAGTAAAATGTTGTACGAAGACCAATTGGCAGCTCTGGAACGCGACAGCAAACGTGTGGGACATGCCGGAGAAGACATCGACTATGCACTGTTGCTTGACGGATTAAAAGCCGAGCGCGAGCAGGGAATTACCATTGATGTAGCTTACCGCTACTTTTCTACTGCAAAGCGTAAATTTATTATTGCCGATACTCCGGGACACGAGCAGTACACCCGTAACATGATTACCGGTGGATCAACTGCCAACCTGGCCATCATCCTTATTGATGCCCGCCACGGTGTAATTACCCAGACCAAGCGCCATACATACCTGGCCAACCTTCTGGGGATTAAACACCTTGTAGTAGCTATTAACAAAATGGACCTGGCAGATTACAGCCAGGAACGTTTTGAAGAAATCAAAGCCACTTACAAAGCGTTTGTTACGCAACTTGATGTGCCGGATGTAAACTTTATTCCGCTGTCAGCTTTAAAAGGCGACAACGTGGTGGAAAAGGGTGATAACATGGATTGGTACCACGGTCCTTGCCTGTTGGAGTTTTTGGAGAATGTTCATGTAAGTTCCGACCGAAACTTCGACGATCTGCGTTTCCCTGTTCAGTATGTGTTACGCCCGGATATTAAATTCCGTGGATTCTCAACATCAGTGGCTTCAGGAATCATAAAAAAAGGCGACGAAGTAATGGTACTGCCTTCGATGAAAAAATCGAAAGTAGAGAAAATTGTTACTTACGATGGCGAGAAGGACTATGCTTTTCCACCGGAGTCGGTAACTGTTACATTGGAAGACGAAATTGATATCTCTCGTGGCGATATGTTGGTTCACCCCGATAATTTACCACGGGTGGAGCGCCAGTTTGAAGCCATGCTGGTTTGGATGAACGAAACGGATATGAACCTGTCTACGCAGTTCTACATCAAACAAACCAACAACAACACCAAGGCACGTATCGACGAGATTAAATACAAAGTGGATGTGAACACGCTTGAGAAATCGAACATCGAGAAATTCAAGCTGAACGAAATTGGCCGCGTGGTAATTACTACTACCAAGCCACTTTATTTCGATCCGTATAAAAAGAACAAACAAACCGGCTCGTTTATATTGATTGATCCGGTTACACATAACACCGTTGCGGTGGGTATGATCATTGATAAACTGGGAAGCAATAACCTGCCTTCGCGTATTACCGATGTCGACAAGGAAATGATTGCCAAAGGTGAAGCACTGATCAAAACGGAAGAATATGTACAAAAGTACAACCAGAAAGGTGAAACCATCTGGATTACCGGTCTGCACGGTTCAGGTAAAAACGAGCTGGCTTTTAGCCTGGAGAAAAAACTGTTCGACAACGGTGCTACAGTTGTTTTGATCGACGGAAGTTCAGTACGATCTGGCTTGAGCCGCGAACTTGACTTCTCGCCTGCCGACCGTGCAGAAAACCTGCGTCGTGTGGCACACATTTGCAAAATACTGAACGACCAGGGAATCATGACTATTGCATCATACATTTCTCGAAATGAATCGTTGCGCGACCAGGTGGCAGAGATAATTGGCAAAGACCGTTTCCACCTATTCTACATGGATGCAGATCTGGAATATTGCAAAAACAATAAACCGGAATTATACGAATTGCTGGAACAAGGAAAAACAAGTGGATTACCGGGTGTAGATTTGGAATACGAAGCACCAGGCAATGCGAAACTGGTTTTCAAACCGGAGCAAAACGAAGAAAACCTGGATGCTATTCTGGATTATTTAGCGCAGAACAAAGTATTTCCTAATCACTAG
- a CDS encoding NAD-dependent epimerase: MKILVTGTAGFIGFHLANKLLEQGMEVVGIDNINNYYSTGLKYARLAEAGISGEAENWHKKIVSTKNPAYSFVRMNLEDREQIDQLFETEKFDMVCNLAAQAGVRYSIENPRAYIDSNIVGFINILEACRHNNIQHLVYASSSSVYGNSAKMPLSVDDAVDNPVSLYAATKKSNELMAHTYSHLFGIPTTGLRFFTVYGPWGRPDMAYFSFTKNILSGQPIKIFNHGDLYRDFTYIDDIIEGIIKILNAPPQKASSIQNPASSIQHPVSSNQNPVSSIPYKVHNIGNSSPVKLMDFIETIEKALGQEAVKEYHDMQPGDVYKTFADVSALEKDFGYSPDTPLEKGIGEFVKWYKSYFK, translated from the coding sequence ATGAAGATATTAGTTACCGGAACGGCTGGTTTTATCGGTTTTCACCTGGCAAATAAATTGCTGGAACAAGGAATGGAAGTTGTCGGTATCGACAATATCAACAACTACTATTCCACGGGGCTGAAATATGCCCGTTTAGCAGAAGCTGGTATTTCCGGGGAGGCTGAAAACTGGCATAAAAAGATCGTCAGCACAAAAAATCCGGCGTATTCCTTTGTACGGATGAACCTGGAAGACCGTGAGCAAATCGATCAGCTTTTCGAAACCGAGAAGTTCGATATGGTTTGTAACCTGGCAGCTCAGGCCGGAGTGCGTTACAGCATCGAAAATCCGCGAGCTTATATCGACAGCAATATTGTTGGTTTTATCAATATTCTTGAAGCATGTCGCCATAATAACATTCAGCATTTGGTTTATGCCAGTTCGTCGAGTGTGTATGGCAACAGTGCAAAAATGCCCTTGTCGGTTGACGATGCGGTGGATAACCCGGTAAGTTTATACGCGGCTACCAAAAAAAGCAACGAGTTGATGGCACATACCTACAGCCATTTGTTTGGTATCCCAACAACCGGATTGCGCTTTTTTACGGTTTACGGACCATGGGGACGACCGGATATGGCGTATTTCTCGTTCACAAAGAATATCCTGAGCGGACAGCCCATAAAGATTTTCAACCATGGCGACCTGTACCGCGATTTTACTTACATCGACGATATTATTGAGGGAATCATCAAGATACTAAACGCTCCACCACAAAAAGCCTCAAGTATCCAGAATCCAGCATCCAGTATCCAGCATCCAGTATCCAGCAACCAGAATCCAGTATCCAGTATCCCCTACAAAGTGCACAACATTGGTAATTCAAGCCCGGTGAAACTGATGGATTTTATCGAAACCATTGAAAAAGCACTGGGGCAGGAAGCTGTGAAAGAATACCACGACATGCAACCCGGCGATGTGTACAAAACCTTCGCCGATGTAAGTGCACTGGAAAAAGACTTTGGCTACTCACCCGATACTCCGCTTGAAAAAGGAATCGGGGAATTTGTAAAGTGGTATAAATCCTACTTCAAATAA
- a CDS encoding class I SAM-dependent methyltransferase: protein MINNKQIEFASYQQSTHPVSLNPTQRLLVNATCLFKPNTTACKLDYFEKMLNYLRAIGLYVLSNNRDIELKNPGIQKMAATDYKDRVSTSLTEFLIHFGILSFSGNEMQITKDYSSLLEHDRISKLIRNEGDSSNKSLSSKEKRLVRDFRFVRDLVQKYNHPGYSFQTITGKESEIWASLITERKLDYEVRLCETLYHLVDLKIPQKIESPFEEAYYTESGQNAFQNFTQFRFLDYLRNITKGSNSINVFDLGCGYGNYVEVVQQNFPEAFITGIEKNPKVFSETSDKFAKAENVEIINDDFFQYETGKKYDVVLMNYVLFYFNFTDKKKIIDKAKSMLAEGGSIVLCQYYSGIESLKRELAKSQNDDSTAKKIEMYYSDKILYANTLWNDAVDTFAEAVKWNEFKTIVSEADLYMASMTNADPFYYSLFVELKHQS, encoded by the coding sequence ATGATCAACAACAAGCAAATTGAGTTCGCATCGTACCAACAATCAACGCATCCTGTTTCCCTGAATCCCACCCAACGCTTACTTGTTAATGCCACCTGCTTATTCAAACCCAATACCACGGCCTGCAAACTCGACTATTTTGAAAAGATGCTCAACTACCTTCGGGCAATTGGTTTGTATGTTTTATCAAATAATCGGGATATTGAGCTTAAAAATCCCGGAATACAAAAAATGGCTGCCACCGATTACAAAGACAGAGTCAGTACATCGCTTACCGAATTCCTGATTCACTTCGGAATTCTATCATTTTCGGGAAACGAAATGCAAATCACCAAAGACTATAGCTCGCTTCTGGAACATGACAGGATAAGTAAACTTATTCGAAACGAGGGGGATTCATCCAATAAATCGTTGAGCAGCAAAGAAAAACGCTTAGTTCGTGATTTTCGCTTTGTGCGCGATCTGGTGCAGAAATACAATCACCCGGGGTACAGCTTTCAAACTATTACAGGAAAGGAAAGTGAGATATGGGCAAGCCTGATAACAGAACGAAAACTGGATTACGAAGTCAGACTGTGCGAAACACTTTATCACCTGGTCGATTTAAAAATACCTCAGAAAATAGAGAGTCCTTTTGAAGAAGCTTATTACACGGAATCGGGGCAGAATGCTTTCCAAAATTTCACCCAATTTCGTTTTCTTGATTATTTACGCAACATCACCAAAGGCAGCAATAGCATAAACGTGTTTGATTTAGGCTGTGGATATGGCAATTATGTGGAAGTGGTGCAGCAGAATTTCCCGGAAGCCTTTATTACGGGCATCGAGAAAAATCCCAAAGTATTTTCCGAAACAAGTGATAAATTTGCCAAAGCGGAGAATGTGGAAATCATTAACGACGATTTTTTTCAATACGAAACCGGTAAAAAATACGATGTAGTACTAATGAATTATGTGTTGTTCTATTTCAATTTTACCGACAAAAAGAAAATTATCGACAAGGCTAAAAGCATGCTCGCAGAGGGTGGTTCTATTGTTTTGTGCCAGTATTATTCCGGTATCGAATCCCTGAAAAGAGAGTTGGCAAAATCACAAAATGACGATTCAACAGCCAAAAAAATCGAGATGTACTACAGCGACAAAATTCTGTATGCCAACACATTGTGGAATGATGCCGTTGACACCTTTGCCGAAGCCGTAAAGTGGAACGAATTTAAAACAATCGTTTCCGAAGCAGATCTTTACATGGCAAGCATGACCAATGCCGATCCGTTTTACTATTCACTTTTTGTTGAATTAAAACATCAATCGTAA
- a CDS encoding sulfur transferase domain-containing protein — MKTFTLLLFSCVVLLFNAPLAQASTLQKKKVPEVEELDNAPNLYKSDNMFFSGQPNLETFEWLKEQGVDLVINLRTEGENEDFAEEAFNEEEMVAKLKMKYISLPIAGYDGYTPENLEKFAEALDGKYKKVLIHCGGAGRVTYFMMAYLVEHKDYKLADAIAFGEQLTFSFPLEYLLKEEVDWKLK, encoded by the coding sequence ATGAAAACGTTTACCCTACTGCTGTTTAGTTGTGTAGTACTTCTTTTCAATGCGCCTTTGGCACAGGCTTCAACGCTTCAGAAAAAGAAAGTTCCTGAGGTTGAAGAGCTCGATAATGCGCCCAACCTGTATAAAAGCGATAACATGTTTTTTAGCGGTCAGCCCAACCTCGAAACCTTTGAATGGCTAAAAGAACAGGGTGTTGATTTGGTTATCAATCTTCGCACGGAAGGTGAAAACGAGGATTTTGCAGAGGAAGCATTCAACGAAGAAGAAATGGTTGCCAAACTGAAAATGAAATACATTTCGTTACCGATTGCAGGTTACGATGGATACACACCCGAAAACCTGGAGAAATTTGCAGAGGCATTGGATGGTAAATACAAAAAGGTGTTAATTCACTGCGGAGGTGCCGGGCGTGTTACCTATTTTATGATGGCTTACCTGGTTGAACACAAAGATTACAAACTGGCAGATGCGATAGCATTTGGCGAACAGCTCACCTTTTCGTTTCCCTTGGAATATTTGCTTAAAGAAGAGGTTGACTGGAAATTAAAATAA
- a CDS encoding DUF2027 domain-containing protein, with protein MIKVGDKVKFLNDVGGGVVTGFVNKNTVNVEGDDGFEVPFLIKELVNVSAPELNAGSNAGAQQETPAEVQPEPEYIEPKGEIINGKNVAEFYFCFVPTDPKNPLSGEIELYLVNDSNYTVLFNYSYIKTDGVEAIKQGTVRSNSKEKIDALVQEDFSDLPDFGFQLIYFREKESEWNLPVVKKFRVNPVKFYKESTFRENSYFKKNALVLKITSDTFQTELDKLTQDDFKKVVKAKETVEAPKRKKRKRTSEEEVIDLHITELLDESEGLSNREILDIQMDAVESEMNLAIKNQSKRVVFIHGVGQGVLKQEVTNLLKRKFKKYYFQDASFKEYGYGATMVILRKG; from the coding sequence ATGATAAAAGTAGGCGATAAGGTTAAGTTTTTAAACGATGTTGGAGGAGGCGTAGTAACCGGTTTTGTAAACAAAAATACGGTAAATGTAGAAGGAGATGATGGGTTTGAAGTGCCTTTCCTGATAAAGGAACTGGTGAATGTAAGTGCGCCCGAACTAAATGCTGGCAGTAATGCTGGAGCCCAACAGGAAACGCCGGCAGAAGTGCAACCCGAACCTGAATATATCGAGCCGAAAGGTGAAATCATTAACGGCAAAAATGTGGCAGAATTTTATTTCTGTTTTGTTCCTACAGATCCCAAAAATCCACTGTCGGGCGAGATCGAATTGTATTTGGTTAACGACAGCAATTATACCGTGTTATTCAATTATTCATATATAAAAACCGATGGGGTAGAGGCCATTAAACAAGGCACTGTTCGTTCCAATTCGAAGGAGAAAATTGACGCTTTGGTACAGGAGGATTTTAGCGATTTGCCTGATTTTGGGTTTCAGCTGATTTATTTCCGCGAAAAAGAAAGCGAATGGAATTTGCCAGTGGTAAAGAAATTCAGGGTAAACCCGGTGAAGTTTTACAAAGAATCAACTTTCCGCGAGAATTCATATTTCAAAAAGAATGCCTTGGTGCTGAAGATCACTTCTGATACTTTTCAGACTGAACTGGATAAACTAACGCAGGATGATTTCAAAAAAGTGGTTAAGGCAAAGGAAACTGTTGAAGCACCAAAACGAAAGAAACGCAAACGCACCTCTGAAGAGGAAGTTATCGATTTGCATATTACCGAGCTACTCGACGAATCGGAAGGTTTGAGTAACCGCGAAATTCTGGATATACAAATGGATGCTGTTGAATCGGAAATGAACCTGGCCATTAAAAATCAGTCGAAACGAGTTGTATTTATTCATGGTGTAGGGCAGGGCGTTTTAAAACAGGAAGTAACAAACCTGCTGAAACGCAAATTCAAAAAATACTATTTTCAGGATGCTTCGTTTAAAGAGTATGGCTATGGAGCAACGATGGTAATACTGCGGAAAGGATAG
- a CDS encoding S-adenosylmethionine:tRNA ribosyltransferase-isomerase encodes MNRYKDIKISDYTYNLPDERIAKYPLAERDKSKLLVRQNGTIKQDIFENCANYLPEDAQLVFNNTRVIHARLFFYKETGAKIEIFCLEPVEPADYQIAFQETEEVTWKCMVGNSKKWKEGFLSQTFEIDGQSIELTAAKTGQEGNSFHIRFVWNGGVHFSEIIEHIGQLPIPPYLNRNTEESDEESYQTVYAKIDGSVAAPTAGLHFTDPVIAQLSAKNITTNEITLHVGAGTFQPVKSETIEGHTMHHEQVIIPIDILRSFVENSKNIIAVGTTSVRSLESLYWIGLQLEEQRFDPFHPEVKQWEPYENEAKISIEKALQNIIYFLAENGERAIRFSTQIIILPGYDFKLISGMFTNFHQPQSTLLLLISAFLGNKWKEVYDYALANDFRFLSYGDSNLYLK; translated from the coding sequence TTGAACAGATATAAAGACATAAAGATTAGCGATTACACCTACAATTTGCCCGATGAGCGCATTGCCAAATACCCGCTTGCTGAGCGCGATAAATCAAAATTACTTGTCAGGCAGAACGGCACAATAAAACAGGATATTTTTGAAAACTGCGCCAATTACCTTCCGGAAGATGCGCAGCTGGTTTTTAATAATACCCGCGTTATTCATGCCCGTTTGTTTTTTTATAAAGAAACAGGTGCCAAAATCGAGATCTTTTGTCTGGAGCCCGTTGAACCGGCCGATTACCAGATAGCTTTTCAGGAAACAGAAGAAGTAACCTGGAAATGTATGGTGGGTAATTCAAAAAAATGGAAAGAAGGTTTCCTGAGCCAAACCTTTGAAATTGATGGGCAATCCATTGAACTGACCGCTGCCAAAACCGGGCAGGAAGGCAACTCTTTTCACATTCGTTTTGTGTGGAACGGTGGCGTACACTTCTCCGAGATTATTGAGCACATCGGGCAATTGCCCATTCCGCCATACCTAAACCGCAACACCGAAGAAAGCGACGAAGAAAGCTACCAAACGGTTTATGCAAAAATTGATGGTTCGGTGGCAGCACCAACAGCAGGTTTGCATTTTACCGATCCGGTGATTGCGCAACTGTCAGCTAAAAACATTACCACCAACGAAATTACGCTGCATGTAGGAGCCGGCACTTTTCAGCCCGTAAAATCGGAAACCATCGAAGGGCACACCATGCACCACGAACAGGTGATCATCCCCATTGATATTTTGCGTTCGTTTGTGGAGAATTCGAAAAACATTATTGCAGTGGGAACGACTTCGGTGCGCTCGCTCGAAAGTTTGTACTGGATTGGTCTGCAACTGGAAGAACAACGTTTCGATCCATTTCATCCCGAGGTAAAACAATGGGAGCCTTATGAAAACGAGGCAAAAATTTCAATCGAAAAAGCTTTGCAGAATATCATTTATTTCCTAGCAGAAAACGGGGAAAGAGCCATTCGTTTTTCTACTCAAATTATCATTCTGCCGGGTTATGATTTTAAACTCATCAGCGGAATGTTCACCAACTTTCACCAGCCGCAAAGTACGCTACTACTTTTGATCAGTGCATTTCTGGGTAATAAATGGAAGGAAGTTTACGATTATGCGCTTGCAAACGACTTCCGCTTTTTAAGTTATGGCGACAGTAATCTCTACCTAAAATAA